A single window of Jaculus jaculus isolate mJacJac1 chromosome 14, mJacJac1.mat.Y.cur, whole genome shotgun sequence DNA harbors:
- the LOC123454717 gene encoding zinc finger protein 805-like isoform X2: MYPLEHGHERCTLMEDLPPSHCPGDNGKTKATELVTYEPALCKGVSPQVELAQGALGNFQLIQARSHVGSSEVQQGLLRAGRDGQSEKLPAGRDGLGSAGDLCSRTVQKEYFSEDAGHDRESLQSSKDPMIEEGNGIFRCSKCGKVFNKKRLLVRHERIHSGVKPYECTECGKTFSKSTYLLQHHMVHTGEKPFKCLECGKAFNRKSHLTQHQRIHSGEKPYQCGQCGKAFTHRSTFVLHNRSHTGEKPFLCKECGKAFRDRPGFIRHYIIHSGENPYECFECGKVFKHRSYLMWHQQTHTGEKPYECSECGKAFCESAALIHHYVIHTGEKPFECLECGKAFNHRSYLKRHQRIHTGEKPYVCSECGKAFTHCSTYILHKRAHTGEKPFACKECGKAFSNRADLIRHFSIHTGDKPYECTECGKAFNRQSGLTRHQRIHSGEKPYECAECGKSFCWSTNLIRHATIHTGEKPHECSECGKAFSCSSSLAQHQRMHSGRNPTSGTDKGKAFTSGKTSVNIQELLLGSDLLNVTTEEHLLQTETSFMTSDHSYQRESPTSVLTVRKPVAKCLLASESAIESDLA; this comes from the exons ATGTACCCGTTGGAGCATGGACATGAGCGATGTACGCTGATGGAAGACCTTCCCCCAAGCCACTGTCCAG GTGACAATGGAAAAACCAAGGCCACAGAACTTGTCACTTATGAGCCAGCATTGTGTAAGGGGGTCTCCCCCCAGGTTGAATTAGCCCAAGGTGCTTTAGGGAACTTCCAGCTGATACAAGCCAGGAGCCACGTTGGTTCCTCAGAAGTGCAACAAGGACTCTTGAGAGCAGGAAGAGATGGTCAGAGTGAGAAGCTTCCTGCTGGACGTGATGGTTTAGGCTCAGCTGGGGATTTGTGCTCAAGGACTGTACAGAAGGAGTACTTCTCAGAAGATGCTGGCCATGACCGTGAATCACTGCAGTCCAGTAAAGATCCCATGATTGAGGAAGGAAACGGTATCTTCAGATGTAGTAAATGTGGGAAAGTGTTTAACAAGAAACGTCTTCTTGTTCGACATGAGAGGATTCACTCTGGAGTGAAGCCATATGAATGCACAGAGTGTGGGAAGACCTTCAGCAAGAGTACATACCTTCTTCAACACCATATGGTCCATACTGGGGAGAAGCCCTTCAAGTGCCTGGAGTGTGGGAAGGCCTTCAACCGCAAGTCCCACCTGACGCAGCACCAGCGCATTCACAGTGGGGAGAAGCCGTATCAGTGCGGGCAGTGTGGCAAGGCCTTCACACACCGCTCCACTTTTGTCTTACATAACAGGAGCCACACCGGAGAAAAACCTTTTCTGTGCAAAGAATGTGGCAAAGCTTTTCGAGATAGACCAGGTTTCATTCGACATTACATCATCCACAGCGGGGAGAACCCCTATGAGTGCTTCGAGTGTGGGAAGGTCTTCAAACACAGGTCATACCTCATGTGGCATCAGCAGACTCACACTGGGGAAAAGCCCTATGAGTGCAGTGAGTGTGGAAAAGCATTTTGTGAGAGCGCAGCGCTGATTCACCACTATGTCAtccacactggagagaagccctTCGAGTGCCTCGAGTGCGGGAAGGCCTTCAACCACAGGTCGTACCTCAAGAGGCACCAGCGCATTCACACCGGCGAGAAGCCTTATGTGTGCAGTGAGTGTGGAAAAGCTTTCACTCACTGCTCTACTTACATCTTGCATAAGAGAGCCCACACTGGAGAAAAACCCTTCGCATGcaaagaatgtgggaaagcttttagTAATAGAGCAGACCTCATTCGCCACTTCAGCATCCACACTGGGGACAAGCCATACGAGTGTACGGAGTGTGGGAAGGCCTTCAACCGGCAGTCAGGCCTCACAAGGCACCAGCGAATTCATAGtggagagaagccctatgaatgtgCCGAGTGTGGGAAATCCTTTTGCTGGAGCACGAACCTCATTCGACACGCCACCATCCACACTGGGGAGAAGCCCCATGAGTGCAGCGAATGTGGAAAGGCCTTCAGCTGCAGCTCATCCCTCGCCCAGCATCAAAGGATGCATAGTGGGAGAAACCCTACCAGTGGAACGGATAAGGGAAAGGCTTTCACAAGTGGGAAGACCTCTGTCAACATCCAAGAACTTCTCTTGGGAAGTGACTTGTTGAATGTCACCACTGAGGAACACCTTTTGCAGACAGAGACATCTTTCATGACATCTGACCATTCATACCAAAGAGAATCTCCCACAAGTGTCCTCACTGTGAGAAAACCTGTTGCAAAATGTTTGTTGGCATCTGAAAGCGCAATAGAAAGTGACCTAGCATAG
- the LOC123454717 gene encoding zinc finger protein 805-like isoform X1 has protein sequence MMENCGLLVSLGCPVPTPELMYPLEHGHERCTLMEDLPPSHCPGDNGKTKATELVTYEPALCKGVSPQVELAQGALGNFQLIQARSHVGSSEVQQGLLRAGRDGQSEKLPAGRDGLGSAGDLCSRTVQKEYFSEDAGHDRESLQSSKDPMIEEGNGIFRCSKCGKVFNKKRLLVRHERIHSGVKPYECTECGKTFSKSTYLLQHHMVHTGEKPFKCLECGKAFNRKSHLTQHQRIHSGEKPYQCGQCGKAFTHRSTFVLHNRSHTGEKPFLCKECGKAFRDRPGFIRHYIIHSGENPYECFECGKVFKHRSYLMWHQQTHTGEKPYECSECGKAFCESAALIHHYVIHTGEKPFECLECGKAFNHRSYLKRHQRIHTGEKPYVCSECGKAFTHCSTYILHKRAHTGEKPFACKECGKAFSNRADLIRHFSIHTGDKPYECTECGKAFNRQSGLTRHQRIHSGEKPYECAECGKSFCWSTNLIRHATIHTGEKPHECSECGKAFSCSSSLAQHQRMHSGRNPTSGTDKGKAFTSGKTSVNIQELLLGSDLLNVTTEEHLLQTETSFMTSDHSYQRESPTSVLTVRKPVAKCLLASESAIESDLA, from the exons GGTGTCCTGTTCCCACACCTGAGCTGATGTACCCGTTGGAGCATGGACATGAGCGATGTACGCTGATGGAAGACCTTCCCCCAAGCCACTGTCCAG GTGACAATGGAAAAACCAAGGCCACAGAACTTGTCACTTATGAGCCAGCATTGTGTAAGGGGGTCTCCCCCCAGGTTGAATTAGCCCAAGGTGCTTTAGGGAACTTCCAGCTGATACAAGCCAGGAGCCACGTTGGTTCCTCAGAAGTGCAACAAGGACTCTTGAGAGCAGGAAGAGATGGTCAGAGTGAGAAGCTTCCTGCTGGACGTGATGGTTTAGGCTCAGCTGGGGATTTGTGCTCAAGGACTGTACAGAAGGAGTACTTCTCAGAAGATGCTGGCCATGACCGTGAATCACTGCAGTCCAGTAAAGATCCCATGATTGAGGAAGGAAACGGTATCTTCAGATGTAGTAAATGTGGGAAAGTGTTTAACAAGAAACGTCTTCTTGTTCGACATGAGAGGATTCACTCTGGAGTGAAGCCATATGAATGCACAGAGTGTGGGAAGACCTTCAGCAAGAGTACATACCTTCTTCAACACCATATGGTCCATACTGGGGAGAAGCCCTTCAAGTGCCTGGAGTGTGGGAAGGCCTTCAACCGCAAGTCCCACCTGACGCAGCACCAGCGCATTCACAGTGGGGAGAAGCCGTATCAGTGCGGGCAGTGTGGCAAGGCCTTCACACACCGCTCCACTTTTGTCTTACATAACAGGAGCCACACCGGAGAAAAACCTTTTCTGTGCAAAGAATGTGGCAAAGCTTTTCGAGATAGACCAGGTTTCATTCGACATTACATCATCCACAGCGGGGAGAACCCCTATGAGTGCTTCGAGTGTGGGAAGGTCTTCAAACACAGGTCATACCTCATGTGGCATCAGCAGACTCACACTGGGGAAAAGCCCTATGAGTGCAGTGAGTGTGGAAAAGCATTTTGTGAGAGCGCAGCGCTGATTCACCACTATGTCAtccacactggagagaagccctTCGAGTGCCTCGAGTGCGGGAAGGCCTTCAACCACAGGTCGTACCTCAAGAGGCACCAGCGCATTCACACCGGCGAGAAGCCTTATGTGTGCAGTGAGTGTGGAAAAGCTTTCACTCACTGCTCTACTTACATCTTGCATAAGAGAGCCCACACTGGAGAAAAACCCTTCGCATGcaaagaatgtgggaaagcttttagTAATAGAGCAGACCTCATTCGCCACTTCAGCATCCACACTGGGGACAAGCCATACGAGTGTACGGAGTGTGGGAAGGCCTTCAACCGGCAGTCAGGCCTCACAAGGCACCAGCGAATTCATAGtggagagaagccctatgaatgtgCCGAGTGTGGGAAATCCTTTTGCTGGAGCACGAACCTCATTCGACACGCCACCATCCACACTGGGGAGAAGCCCCATGAGTGCAGCGAATGTGGAAAGGCCTTCAGCTGCAGCTCATCCCTCGCCCAGCATCAAAGGATGCATAGTGGGAGAAACCCTACCAGTGGAACGGATAAGGGAAAGGCTTTCACAAGTGGGAAGACCTCTGTCAACATCCAAGAACTTCTCTTGGGAAGTGACTTGTTGAATGTCACCACTGAGGAACACCTTTTGCAGACAGAGACATCTTTCATGACATCTGACCATTCATACCAAAGAGAATCTCCCACAAGTGTCCTCACTGTGAGAAAACCTGTTGCAAAATGTTTGTTGGCATCTGAAAGCGCAATAGAAAGTGACCTAGCATAG